DNA sequence from the Carboxydothermus pertinax genome:
CATTTTCATTGCCTTCTCCAAAAACCACCCGTTGGGCGTGAGCTCTTAGATTACAGCGCTGGCAAGCTAAAGCTTCTTCATATAAAGTTAAAAGCTTCCCCATTACTCCTCCCGCTCCAGCAAAATCCGGTGGTCCACCAGTTCTAAACGTTTTATCCGGGCTTTAATAACTTTTCTCTGCCCAAAAATATTTTCCAGCAAAAGCCCCTCCTCGGTGGGTATTAGTTTATCCACCCGTTCTAAAAAAAGCTCCTCCTTATCCCCCTTTACCACAAAAGCACTGGCTTCACACATCTTTACATCCCCCTTTTTATTTTTAATCTTTTCCCTTGATAACGGCTAAAGGTTTTAAAATCGCTACCACCTCGGCAAGACCAGCCCCGGTCACTGTCTCAATTACCAAGTCAATATCTTTATACGCCTGGGGCGCTTCATCTAAGACAGCTTCTGGTTTCTCGTTTAAAAGGATTTCTCCCAAGGCCTGTTTTAAATCCGAAACCGTAATGTTTTTAATTGATGCTTTTCGGGACATACTCCTGCCTGCTCCATGATTTAAAGAGTTAAAAGTTAGGGTGATTTGGGGCGTTGCTCTTAACACATAAGATTTCGTTCCCATACTTCCAGGGATTAATACCGGATGGCCTGTTTCTTTAAATGCCGGTAAATTGGCCCGGTGCCCTGCAGGCAAAGCCCTCGTTGCCCCTTTTCGGTGAACTAAAACTGTTCTTTCGTCATGAACTTCTATTTTAGCAATATTGTGGGCTAAATCATAAACCAAGTCAAGCTTTCCATCCCCCAGCTGTTCTTTAAATACCAGCCTTAAATAATAGGTGATAAGCTGGCGGTTGGCATAAGCAAAGTTCGCCACTGCCACCATTGCCTGATAATACTGCTTCCCCTCCGGTGAAGAAAAAGGTACAGCTGCCAGTCCTTTTGCCGGTACGTTTACTCTGTACTTGGGTCCTGCTCTATATAAAATCTCGGTATACTCGGTACACACCTGGTGCCCAAGCCCCCGGCTTCCGGTATGAACCATTACACATAGTTGCCCCGGGTACAGCCCGTACCTTTCGGCCAGTTGCTTCTCCCTTATTTCCACTACTTCCTGCAGCTCAATAAAGTGGTTTCCGCCTCCTAAAGTACCAAGTCCTTCGGCACCCCGGGATAAAGCAGTCTCGGACAAAGCTTTAAGATCGGCCCCGGGCATAACCCCGCCCTCTTCTATTTTTGCTAAGTCCTCCTCAATACCGTATCCTTCCTCCAAAAGAGCCCGCACCCCGTGCACCAAAACTTGAGGGAGGAGTTTTCTCACTTCCTTCTCCCGGTTTTTTTTGCCAACTCCCGCCGGAACATATCTTTCAATGGCACTTACTAATTTTCGTAATCTTTCCCGGGATAATTCCCGGGCCGCAAAGGGAGTAGTTAAAAGCCGCACCCCGCAGTTAATGTCCATCCCCACTGCCCCGGCAGAAATTACGCCTTCCGGTAAAACAGTAGCCATCACGCCCCCGATTGGTAACCCAAACCCTTCATGCAAATCCGGCATGCCGTAAACCGCCCGGTAAACCCCGGGAATACTTGCCGCATTTTGGAGTTGCTTTAACGATTCATCATTATAAAGAGCAGGAATTAATTTGCTGTGAGCAATCACATACCCATCTACCTGCATTTTCCCTTGCTTGGGTAAAAGGTAGAGGTTATCTTTTATTTTTTCTAACATTATACTCACCACAGTTTAATTGTACCAGAGCTAAAATAAAAACCCAACCCCTAAGAGTTGGGTAAATCCAGGTCTTTTAGCGTTACCACCCGATTTTTCCCGGCATTTTTGGCAAGGTACAAAAGTTTATCAGCAACTCCCAGAAGTTCTTCTAAATTTTTGGCTTCCTCGGGAAAGACCGTAACACCAATAGAAGCCGTAACCGAAATCCCTGGCTCGGAAAATTTTAATTCATTAATAGCACTTTTGAGCTTGGCCGCCACTTCATAGCTTCCCTGCCAGCCAGCAGCCGGCAGCACCACGCAAAACTCCTCCCCGCCGTAACGGGCCACCACATCTTGATTTCGCACCGTACTTCTTAAGATTTCACCAACTTTCTTTAAAACTTCATCTCCCATCAAATGTCCATAAACATCATTAATATGTTTAAAATTATCCAAATCTAGAAGAATTAAGCCCAGTTGGCTTCCATGACGGCGGCAAAAAGCTATTTCTTTTTCTAAAAAGTTTACCAAAAAACGACGGTTGTAAACTTTAGT
Encoded proteins:
- a CDS encoding RtcB family protein → MLEKIKDNLYLLPKQGKMQVDGYVIAHSKLIPALYNDESLKQLQNAASIPGVYRAVYGMPDLHEGFGLPIGGVMATVLPEGVISAGAVGMDINCGVRLLTTPFAARELSRERLRKLVSAIERYVPAGVGKKNREKEVRKLLPQVLVHGVRALLEEGYGIEEDLAKIEEGGVMPGADLKALSETALSRGAEGLGTLGGGNHFIELQEVVEIREKQLAERYGLYPGQLCVMVHTGSRGLGHQVCTEYTEILYRAGPKYRVNVPAKGLAAVPFSSPEGKQYYQAMVAVANFAYANRQLITYYLRLVFKEQLGDGKLDLVYDLAHNIAKIEVHDERTVLVHRKGATRALPAGHRANLPAFKETGHPVLIPGSMGTKSYVLRATPQITLTFNSLNHGAGRSMSRKASIKNITVSDLKQALGEILLNEKPEAVLDEAPQAYKDIDLVIETVTGAGLAEVVAILKPLAVIKGKD
- a CDS encoding CooT family nickel-binding protein, which produces MCEASAFVVKGDKEELFLERVDKLIPTEEGLLLENIFGQRKVIKARIKRLELVDHRILLEREE